The DNA sequence tctacTCAAGAGGGATCCTTGGGTCCCCAATTTGACTTTGCCCCCCATCcagtgaaaaaggaaaagagcttcctccctgatcctgcGGAAGTCAGAGACTCTCAGGCCGGGATTTGGGTAAGGAGTTGGAGAGGAATCTTGGTTGATTCTTGCAACACCTGTTGATACCCAGGCTCCTTCGGGAAGACACTCCCAACTGCGTTTCTACTCTCCCAGAAGTACATTGCACATATTTCATTCTCGCTGGCAGGAACAGATTCAGTTATCTCAAGAAAGCCAAGAACAGCATCTGTCTTCTCATATCTCtgaatttttaaatgtatttttcacattttcatactgcccttcctccaaggagctctgggtgatataaattgctcccccctccttttgtcctcacaacatccctgcagGGAAGTGCAAGGGCGGCAGGTGAGATGGAAacaccccatcatagtccatgaaAAAGCACCACAGTCTTCCTGCCTGCTTATACCCAAGGAGGCTGTCCTTTCACCTGAGATCGCATATGTAAGAAAAGTCTCCTCTGATGTAAATGGGCAGGGAGGCTATAGTTCTTTTCCGCGGACAATGACGGGCCAGTTCTGCCTAACCTACTGCACccacactgcacgtccctgcaaccctgtgaggtaggtgaggttgagagagattGATTAGCTCAAGGCTGCACAGGAACCTTCGTggctaagcagagatttgaacctggatcttccaggattgacggcccaatcctattcaattttccagtaccggtgcagctgtgccaatggggcatgcactccatcctgtggtggggaagcaatcacagaggcctcctcaaggcaagggaacgtctgttcccttacctcgaggctgcattgcagctgcaccaatgctgaaaagttggataggattgggccctaagtcttctcctaaaccaccacaccatcctggctctcaaatgtGCATGTTTATACATGCAGAAACCTTCAGAACTTGGTACTGGGGTTGCTTTATCTTTTCATTAATAGTGCAAAACAACAATTAAAAGACAAAGTTAAACATGTCCTTAGAAAAATCTACTTATGAAGTGCCTAAAGTTTTCTGTTAGCTGCACTACAAGAAAAAAAgcgttaaaaaaaattcagatccTTGTCAGTCATTGTCAGCTGAACAAAGGTGATGCAGTATAGAAGGGGGAGGAGGGTTGAAATAACACAAATAAAAAGATTTAAATGCGACCTTAGAGAAACGCAAGTCTGCCTTGGAAGTGGACTGATGACCTCTCTGTAGACCGATTGGGTGGGGTCAGGCACAGGTGAACAAGAATTCCAGTGGTCAAGGGAAAAATCTCATTGTCTTGCATCAGTTTTCTTCCTGCTGAGTTCCAGAAGTAAACTCCATGGTGCAAAATAGCCAGATTCTGTGTTTCCTTGGGAGAGCACTTTGGTTTTCATATTTCAGAAAAGAGTTCAAATTCCTGAACAGGAATGAGGTTTGTTGGGAGCCACAAAGGGAGAAGGACAGAACAGGAAAGACAGGAAGGAAGAAATTACAGGAAGCTCAACAAGAGTTCCGCAGAACATGGACAAaattcctctctctgtttcttcaGATGATGGAAAGGGAAATCAGCTCAAAGTGAAGAATACTCAGGTTGGAGGAAATGAGCCAGTGGAAACACCCAGGAGTGGACAAGGGAAAACCCATGAGAATGTGCTGGTGAGAGCTGAGACGATGGATGAAAGATGCGAGTCCATCAGCAGAAAGGGAATAGAACCACATATGGGATGCAAGGAATCTGGTGAGATCACAGACAGTCttggagctgcttgcagcaatCCCTGCCCAGTGGATGCAGAGGGGGGAAAGGCATTGTTTTCCAAGTATGGAAGAAGGTACTGTCCAAAGTTTGACAAATATCACAGCACCCAGATGGAAGTGAAAAATTATGATTGCCAAGAGTCTGAGGTCAGGTTCCCTTCTAATACATTAGCCAAACATCAGCTAATTCACGCTGGAGAAAAGATTCACAAATGCACTGACTGTGGAAAAATGTCCACTCAGAGATCAACTTTATTAAGACATCACAAcattcacactggagagaaacctcaTGAGTGCCCCATTTGTGAAAAAAGGTTCTCTTGCAGATCACATTTGTTAACCCATATGATGATCCACACAAGAGAGAAACCTCACAAATGTCCTGAGTGTGGGAAAAACTTCTTTCACAGATCACGTTTGTTAAGACATGAGAttatccacacaggagagaaaccacacCAATGTcttgagtgtggaaaaagcttctctcAGAGATCTCATTTATTAAGACATGAGATGatccacacaggaaagaaaccaTACAAATGTCTTGAGTGTGGAAAATACTTCTCTTCGAGATCTCATTTATTAAGACATGAGATGATCCACACAAGGAAGAAACCAGACCAGCATCCAGAGTGAGGAAGAGTCTTCTTTCAGTGGTCACATTTATCAAACCATCAGCAAGTTCACACTGAGAATAATCTTACAGGTGTCCTatgtgtgggaaaagcttcagtgAGGAACAAACACTGATCAGCACCAGATAGATAATCCACACAGAGCTTTAATGGTTTATAGACTGAAGTTTGTTTTCTCAAACTGCAATAATTCCTGCATGCTTTTAAACCTTGTTTGGAGCAACTTGGTTGGCTTATGTTGCAGTATCCTGAAGCGGAGTTATGGGGAAGAAGCCTGGCCTCAGAACTGCGTAACTGTGTAATAACTGCCTGATAAATTGTGGTCACTGTTCAATAACTTGAGTTAGGTTAACTTGAGTTAGGTAAAGTCCTCAGGGCCACAAAGACTCTGCCCCAACCTTTGAATAGCAGCTATAGAATAAATGATTTGGATAACAAGATGTGCAGATTGTCTTATCCTTTAGAATTTGTGCAAGTTTACATATCAGCCAGAATCAGCTGGATTGGGGGGCAAGCAGGTGGTGGAAAAAGAGAGGTGAACAGAACTTGGTCAGAGTTCTTCCCTCTGCCTTCTTCAATATGGAGAATTCTCAGCAGGAGGATCAGGGCCAGAATAATGACACGGAATATGGAAGAACTCTTATCTCAAAAAGCATCATGTTTATGTCCTAAAGGTGGGGAACAGGTTTGTACTAAAGGGACATTAAGAAGCATTAATATGAATGTCTGCATTATTTCCCAAGCTTGGTACAAACACCAGTGGGAGAAACTGCATGAATGTTCTCTGTTCATGGGAAAGGTTTCACCTACCGAGCAGCATGAACAGGAAATCTGATAATTCACCCAGAGAGGAATGAGATTAATGTTCCCAATGTGGGAAATGCTTTGGAGAGACAGTTTATATAGAGTGTCTCGAGATCCTATATGGAAAAAAACTTTTCAGGTGCCCTGAAAATGGGAGACATATTTTTGGGGGAGAAAAGGTTTTTGCACAACGAGCAAAGCTGGTGGAAGTGAGACCCCTCTTGTCTTTTCTtataaagcaatatataaattgctttataTGAATTTCATCAATAAAAAGCACAAAAAATATCAGTAAACAATGCAGAATTAACTAAATGAAGACCTGTTTCTACATATATAGAATACCTGTAAATTTAATGCAAGtctagagcagcaaatcataattACTTACAGCTTCCATACCATCTAAACAAAATATCAAAGTTCAGTTCAAATATCAAAGTTTATCAAAATACCAAAGTTATCAAAATATCAAAGTTTACATAAAATATCTAAACAAAATATCAAACAAAATATCAAACTATCAAATACCATCTAAACAAAATATCAAAGTATATATCTCGGTCAGCCCTTCTTATGGATTTTGTTTCTTATTCACTTATCTGTTAATTCTTCAGTCCCTTCTTgatgatttattttgtttgtcTCTAGTCCTCAAATGCAGAAACCATTATAGCATTTTTCCTCTCATAGGCAGAAAgtcaatcagtggttcccagttaTTCATAAATACTGCATATTTACTGACTCTTATCCGTTGCTACCAAGTTCAAGACCTTTATCCTCCAATCTACAACCAAAGGTATTTTGTTGTTTTCCTGCGCTGTGCAAAGAGTGTCCTCGCTGCAGTTTATATAAAAACACAGTCAGAATTTTTTTCTACATGATTAtctaaggaaaaggcttcaggattcATTTGTATATTCACTTTTAAAATTAACTGCATCAGTGTGTGAATCTCAGTCCAATATGCTTTGGCCTTACCACAAGTCCACCACATGGGGTAGAAAGAGACTTTTTGTTTCTTACACTTCCAGCATCTATTTAGCACTTTGTCATACAGTTTTGCTACTCCTCTTGGAGTCTCATACCAGGAAGTGAGACCCCTCTAATCCTATGGTATGCCCAGTCATAGCATGCAACCAGCCCAAAgaagctgcactgcatgctatggtgggagggcagacggagaggcttgggaggggaaagagaaaatacccctctgtaagcccctcaactgtcagtgggtctccttagatctcaaccagctcttcagctgacacaagtctaaggagacaaaGGGAGCATGTTGTCTGGCACTGGAGGGGACAGCATCCCAAGTACATTGCCTGCACTGGATCAcatcccttcccacctccaacatgcctcccaccttcacccccttccaccctcccacAGCCCCGTTCCGCCCACTCTACTGACTCACCTCTGTTGGTGTGCCTTCTTAAGTTGCAATTAAGAATCCAGTTCCACTACACCCCATTTTAACAATACCCATTTTAACAATACCCAACACAGCACCTTATGCCTGTCCCTTCGATAGCTCATCTGGTAGAGTGGAGGACTGTAGAGTGGCAGCAAAGTCATCCTTAGGTCGCTGGTTCGATTTCTTGCCAGATGGCTCTCCAGACCACATAGGAAGACACTTGTAGATGAGATGCTGAAATTGAAAAACAAATGTTGTCTTGCTTCATATCTTACAAGCATGTATATATACTAGTCAGAATATCTACCTACAAATCTCATATTCTAAATAGGAGAAGTCCATGGGCAGTGGTGTATCTAGCAGGGGACGGGGGTGATCTGCCCctggtaccagccttgggggggtgacaccacaaatgccccaacattgctaacatcgtggAGGTTCAGCATAAACCCATCAAGCTATATACCAGTGGATGCGGAATTTCTagcaggatgcaatgcaaaaaaccagattgaaatatctcctttccttcaaagttttgacaaaaaaaaacagaaacaaaaaaatgcatggaacgctatggaaaatgaaactgagccatattgtgtgtttactcaagagCAGGCGAACCtgccatagttcattggaaagggcaggctgagaggaatccaatgacaccagaatggttcctatgcAATAAAatcagcctccaaaaaacacccaagaaagaagtccctccctccaagcagacaaatgtattgagccctaaggaaagcgaaagtaagccacagagTTGTGTTTattcacgagtaagcaaatgtgccttggctcctggtcaagtcaggcaaaggggaatgcaaggctggctgcatgttcccaatctgatgaaagtggagctcaacaaatgctccagaaggcagcacccccccaaagaataaaact is a window from the Tiliqua scincoides isolate rTilSci1 chromosome 2, rTilSci1.hap2, whole genome shotgun sequence genome containing:
- the LOC136639030 gene encoding zinc finger and SCAN domain-containing protein 31-like, with the translated sequence MSERSCAGPEAEEGSGGAGRDTGRDQPEYRRERPGWREPQGGQKEPGRGMQQRWEAQWQQFLHSAWGSPPVPDPTPWDDAKAFLASFEQVAEACRWPRGEWVARLMPALSGEAQQAFSLLEARDKEDYGKVKAAILRDGALRREAQRQHFRQFCCQELEDPRKMYVQIQALCCQWLKPERHTKEEILELLVLEQFLASLPVEAQSWIRAGGPDSCAQAVALLEDFLMSRREAETGTWQQVVNPRKVGLPLHMVEWIPVQSSQQTKFWKVLQEDGESVDSLDDGKGNQLKVKNTQVGGNEPVETPRSGQGKTHENVLVRAETMDERCESISRKGIEPHMGCKESGEITDSLGAACSNPCPVDAEGGKALFSKYGRRYCPKFDKYHSTQMEVKNYDCQESEVRFPSNTLAKHQLIHAGEKIHKCTDCGKMSTQRSTLLRHHNIHTGEKPHECPICEKRFSCRSHLLTHMMIHTREKPHKCPECGKNFFHRSRLLRHEIIHTGEKPHQCLECGKSFSQRSHLLRHEMIHTGKKPYKCLECGKYFSSRSHLLRHEMIHTRKKPDQHPE